One segment of Thermoanaerobaculia bacterium DNA contains the following:
- a CDS encoding M23 family metallopeptidase: MHRRFARRLAWPLMATALACDGSSPTSSLDDDSCGPWPSQASSPYVLPYASGEAYTMVQGNCSPGTHAAGTRDGYAYDFSMPIGTTVIAARGGVVAELEEGFEDGNGVVSQANYVLVQHDDGTAAVYFHLTRNGVLVDPGRAVRQGDPIAHSGQTGRAGISPHLHFGVLGRSGLTIPVTFRNTEPHPDGLQRGSTYLAF, translated from the coding sequence ATGCACCGCCGTTTCGCGCGGAGACTCGCTTGGCCCCTCATGGCGACCGCGCTCGCCTGCGACGGCAGCTCGCCGACCTCTTCTCTCGACGACGACAGCTGCGGCCCCTGGCCGAGCCAGGCGAGTTCGCCCTACGTCCTGCCGTACGCTTCGGGCGAGGCGTACACGATGGTCCAGGGCAACTGCTCACCGGGAACGCACGCCGCCGGCACGCGAGACGGCTACGCTTACGATTTCTCGATGCCGATCGGCACGACCGTGATCGCGGCGCGCGGCGGCGTCGTCGCCGAGCTCGAAGAGGGTTTCGAAGACGGCAACGGCGTCGTCTCGCAGGCGAACTACGTGCTCGTCCAACACGACGACGGCACCGCCGCCGTCTACTTCCATCTGACGAGGAACGGCGTTCTCGTCGACCCCGGTCGCGCCGTCCGCCAGGGCGACCCCATCGCCCACTCCGGTCAGACCGGCAGAGCCGGAATCTCGCCCCACCTCCACTTCGGAGTCCTCGGCCGCAGCGGCCTGACGATCCCGGTCACCTTCCGCAACACCGAACCCCACCCCGACGGACTCCAGCGCGGCTCGACCTACCTGGCATTCTGA
- a CDS encoding ankyrin repeat domain-containing protein, giving the protein MTPPELLDRIRRGRTDLICDLLQLPGWRDLLHEGEVKALQWCVYYNDVTALRAVLAAGGDVTSLDLDSELRHAAFFGHWKVCDFLLAHGANVRSTVPETGETALHGALAKAGRPYYLYVVRLLVEHGAEVNARTLPGQETGAFMRDVRTKGETPLHRAAAYGDEATVQYLLDHGADREARDAHGDSPLSWASEHLRPGAILALLAHGPHRISDKSRQAITSDHGAGWGYGMERNFLGDYLPESLPKG; this is encoded by the coding sequence ATGACCCCGCCCGAGCTTCTCGACCGCATCCGACGTGGCCGGACCGATCTCATCTGCGACCTGCTCCAGCTGCCCGGGTGGCGTGACCTGCTGCACGAAGGCGAGGTCAAGGCCCTGCAGTGGTGCGTCTACTACAACGACGTCACGGCGCTCCGGGCGGTGCTCGCGGCCGGCGGCGATGTCACGAGCCTCGATCTCGACTCCGAGCTCCGCCACGCCGCCTTCTTCGGCCATTGGAAGGTCTGCGATTTCCTGCTCGCCCACGGGGCGAACGTGCGCTCGACGGTGCCGGAGACCGGCGAGACGGCGCTCCACGGCGCGCTCGCCAAGGCCGGCCGGCCGTATTACCTCTATGTCGTGCGGCTGCTGGTCGAGCACGGCGCCGAGGTCAACGCCCGCACCCTCCCCGGCCAGGAGACCGGCGCCTTCATGCGCGACGTGCGCACGAAGGGCGAAACACCGCTCCACCGCGCCGCGGCCTACGGCGACGAGGCGACCGTGCAGTATCTCCTCGACCACGGCGCCGACCGCGAAGCGCGCGACGCCCACGGCGACTCGCCGCTCTCCTGGGCGAGCGAGCACCTGCGCCCGGGTGCGATCCTCGCCCTTCTCGCCCACGGTCCGCACCGGATCAGCGACAAGTCCAGGCAGGCGATCACGAGCGACCACGGCGCCGGCTGGGGCTACGGCATGGAGCGCAACTTCCTCGGCGACTACCTGCCCGAGAGTCTGCCCAAGGGCTGA